The following are encoded together in the Pseudomonas sediminis genome:
- the thrS gene encoding threonine--tRNA ligase, translating into MPIITLPDGSQRSFDHPVSVLEVAQSIGAGLAKATLAGKVNGKQVDACDVIDTDATLQIITPKDEEGLEIIRHSCAHLVGHAVKQLYPNAKMVIGPVIDEGFYYDIAIDRPFTPEDMAAIEKRMAELIEKDYDVIKKMTPRAEVIELFKARGEEYKLRLIDDMPDETAMGLYFHEEYVDMCRGPHVPNTRFLKAFKLTRISGAYWRGDSKNEQLQRVYGTAWADKKQLAAYIQRIEEAEKRDHRRIGKQLDLFHLQEEAPGMVFWHPNGWTVYQALEQYMRQVQRENGYVEVRTPQVVDRILWERSGHWSNYAENMFTTASENRDYAVKPMNCPCHVQIFNQGLKSYRDLPLRLAEFGACHRNEPSGALHGIMRVRGFVQDDAHIFCTEDQVKKEAADFIKLTLQVYSDFGFTDIAMKLSTRPAKRVGSDELWDRAEGALAEALNESGLAWEYQPGEGAFYGPKIEFTLRDCLGRNWQCGTLQYDPNLPERLDASYIAEDNNRKRPVMLHRAILGSFERFIGMLIEHYAGSFPAWLAPTQAVIMNITDKQADFAREVEKTLNQSGFRAEVDLRNEKIGFKIREHTLLKVPYLLVIGDREVETRSVAVRTREGVDLGSLPIEQFAAQLQQAVSRRGRQDLE; encoded by the coding sequence ATGCCCATCATTACTCTTCCCGACGGCAGTCAACGTTCGTTCGATCATCCGGTATCCGTGCTGGAGGTCGCTCAATCCATTGGTGCGGGTCTGGCCAAGGCCACCCTGGCTGGCAAGGTAAACGGCAAGCAGGTCGATGCCTGTGACGTGATCGATACCGATGCCACCTTGCAGATCATCACGCCGAAGGACGAAGAGGGGCTGGAGATCATCCGTCACTCCTGTGCTCACCTGGTTGGGCATGCAGTCAAGCAGCTATATCCGAACGCCAAGATGGTGATCGGGCCAGTCATTGACGAAGGCTTCTATTACGACATCGCCATCGATCGTCCTTTCACGCCGGAAGACATGGCAGCCATCGAAAAACGCATGGCCGAGTTGATCGAGAAGGACTACGACGTCATCAAGAAGATGACCCCGCGCGCCGAGGTCATCGAGCTGTTCAAGGCTCGTGGTGAGGAATACAAGCTGCGTCTGATCGACGACATGCCGGACGAAACGGCCATGGGTCTGTACTTCCATGAAGAGTACGTCGACATGTGCCGCGGCCCGCACGTGCCGAACACGCGCTTCCTTAAGGCGTTCAAGCTGACTCGCATTTCCGGCGCCTACTGGCGCGGTGACTCGAAGAACGAACAACTGCAGCGTGTTTACGGCACTGCCTGGGCGGACAAGAAGCAGCTGGCTGCTTATATCCAGCGCATCGAAGAGGCTGAAAAACGCGATCACCGTCGCATCGGCAAGCAGCTGGATCTGTTCCACCTGCAGGAAGAAGCGCCGGGCATGGTGTTCTGGCACCCCAATGGCTGGACTGTCTACCAGGCGCTGGAGCAGTACATGCGCCAGGTGCAGCGTGAGAACGGCTATGTGGAGGTGCGCACGCCGCAGGTGGTCGATCGCATCCTGTGGGAGCGTTCCGGGCACTGGTCCAACTACGCCGAAAACATGTTCACCACGGCTTCGGAAAACCGCGACTACGCGGTGAAGCCGATGAACTGCCCGTGCCACGTGCAGATCTTCAACCAGGGCCTGAAGTCCTACCGCGACCTGCCGCTGCGCCTGGCCGAGTTCGGTGCTTGCCACCGCAACGAGCCGTCCGGCGCGCTGCACGGCATCATGCGTGTGCGCGGCTTCGTGCAGGACGATGCGCATATCTTCTGCACCGAAGATCAGGTGAAAAAGGAAGCGGCCGACTTCATCAAGCTGACCCTGCAGGTATACTCGGACTTCGGCTTCACCGATATCGCCATGAAGCTCTCGACCCGTCCTGCCAAGCGCGTGGGCTCTGATGAGTTGTGGGACCGTGCCGAGGGTGCGCTGGCCGAAGCACTGAACGAATCCGGCCTGGCCTGGGAATATCAGCCGGGCGAGGGTGCCTTCTACGGTCCGAAGATCGAGTTCACCCTGCGTGACTGTCTGGGTCGTAACTGGCAGTGCGGTACGCTGCAGTACGATCCGAACCTGCCTGAGCGTCTGGATGCCAGCTACATCGCCGAAGACAACAACCGTAAGCGTCCGGTCATGTTGCACCGTGCGATCCTCGGTTCGTTCGAGCGCTTCATCGGTATGCTGATCGAGCACTACGCCGGTTCCTTCCCGGCTTGGCTCGCTCCGACCCAGGCGGTGATCATGAATATCACCGACAAACAGGCGGATTTTGCCCGTGAAGTCGAGAAAACTCTCAATCAAAGCGGTTTTCGTGCCGAGGTTGACTTGAGAAACGAAAAGATCGGCTTTAAAATCCGCGAGCATACCTTGCTCAAGGTTCCCTATCTCTTGGTTATTGGAGATCGGGAGGTCGAGACTCGATCCGTTGCTGTCCGTACCCGTGAAGGCGTCGATCTGGGCTCTCTGCCCATCGAGCAGTTCGCCGCACAGTTGCAGCAAGCGGTTTCCCGGCGTGGTCGCCAAGATTTGGAGTAA
- the rplT gene encoding 50S ribosomal protein L20 gives MARVKRGVIARARHKKILKLAKGYYGARSRVFRVAKQAVIKAGQYAYRDRRQKKRQFRALWIARINAGARVNGLSYSRLIAGLKKASIEIDRKVLADLAVNEKAAFAAIVEKAKAVLA, from the coding sequence ATGGCTCGTGTTAAGCGTGGCGTTATCGCTCGTGCTCGTCACAAAAAGATTCTGAAACTGGCTAAAGGCTACTACGGCGCTCGTTCGCGCGTGTTCCGTGTTGCCAAGCAGGCTGTCATCAAGGCTGGTCAATATGCCTATCGTGACCGTCGTCAGAAAAAACGTCAGTTCCGCGCACTGTGGATCGCTCGTATCAACGCTGGTGCTCGCGTCAACGGTCTGTCCTACAGCCGTCTGATCGCTGGCCTGAAGAAAGCGTCGATCGAAATCGACCGTAAGGTTCTGGCTGATCTGGCAGTGAACGAAAAAGCGGCGTTTGCTGCGATTGTCGAGAAAGCTAAGGCCGTTCTGGCTTAA
- the rpmI gene encoding 50S ribosomal protein L35, with product MPKMKTKSGAAKRFLKTATGFKHKHAFKSHILTKMSTKRKRQLRGSSLIGPSDKAKVERMLRVR from the coding sequence ATGCCAAAAATGAAAACCAAGAGCGGTGCTGCAAAGCGCTTCCTGAAGACTGCTACAGGCTTCAAGCACAAGCACGCTTTCAAGAGCCACATCCTGACCAAGATGTCCACGAAACGTAAGCGCCAGCTGCGTGGCAGTTCGCTGATCGGTCCGTCGGACAAAGCTAAAGTCGAGCGCATGCTGCGCGTTCGTTAA
- the pheT gene encoding phenylalanine--tRNA ligase subunit beta has translation MKFSEQWLRSWVNPDVSREDLVARLSMVGLEVDAVQPVAGAFSGIVVGEILSAEQHPDADKLRVCQVSNGAETFQVVCGAPNARTGIKIPFAMIGAELPGDFKIKKAKLRGVESQGMLCSASELQISDDNSGLMELAADAPLGSDIRSYLQLDDASIEIGLTPNRGDCLSLAGLAREVGAMYSASVSPVAIDTVAPAHDEVRPVEVLAPKACPRYLGRVVRNVDLSRPTPLWMVERLRRSDIRSIDAAVDITNYVMLELGQPMHAFDLAEINGGIRVRMAEEGEKLVLLDGQEVSLRADTLVIADHGRALAIAGVMGGEHSGVSDNTRDLFLESAFFDNIAVAGKARSYGLHTDASHRFERGVDSQLARKAMERATALLLEIVGGEAGPIIEASSEADLPSVAPITLRAERISQMLGMDMDGVEVERLLTALGLVVSAQGAGQWLVSVPSHRFDISLEVDLIEELGRLYGYNRLPVRYPQARLAPQAKAEARAELPALRRLLVARGYQEAITYSFIDPKLFEQFTPGVEPLQLANPISADMAAMRSSLWPGLVKVLQHNLNRQQSRVRLFESGLRFVGQLEGLQQEAMLAGVITGSRLPEGWANSRDSVDFYDLKADVEALLGYAGAADAFSFVPGEHPALHPGQTARIEREGRLVGFIGALHPELAKTLGLDQPVFLFELVLAEVAAGRMPAFSELSRFPEVRRDLALLVDREQPAEAVLGAIRETAGEWLTDLKLFDVYHGKGIDPLRKSLAVGLTWQHPSRTLNDDEVSTTTQNILTCLEQRFNATLRK, from the coding sequence ATGAAATTCAGTGAACAATGGCTGCGCAGTTGGGTGAATCCCGACGTATCCCGCGAGGATCTGGTCGCACGCCTGTCCATGGTCGGCCTCGAAGTCGACGCGGTACAACCGGTGGCCGGGGCCTTCAGTGGTATCGTGGTCGGTGAGATCCTCAGCGCCGAACAACACCCGGACGCCGACAAGCTGCGCGTATGCCAGGTGAGCAATGGTGCCGAGACCTTCCAGGTCGTCTGCGGCGCGCCCAATGCCCGTACCGGCATCAAGATTCCGTTCGCCATGATCGGTGCCGAACTGCCGGGCGACTTCAAGATCAAGAAGGCCAAACTGCGCGGCGTGGAGTCGCAAGGCATGCTGTGCTCGGCTTCCGAACTGCAGATCAGTGACGACAACAGCGGCCTGATGGAGCTGGCGGCTGATGCGCCGTTAGGTAGTGACATTCGCTCCTACCTGCAACTGGACGACGCCAGCATCGAGATCGGCCTGACCCCTAACCGTGGTGACTGCCTGTCGCTCGCCGGCCTGGCTCGGGAAGTCGGCGCCATGTACAGCGCTTCCGTTTCGCCAGTCGCTATCGACACCGTTGCGCCTGCGCATGACGAAGTGCGCCCTGTTGAGGTGCTCGCGCCCAAGGCCTGCCCGCGTTACCTCGGTCGCGTTGTACGCAACGTTGACCTGTCCCGTCCGACCCCGCTGTGGATGGTCGAGCGCCTGCGTCGTTCCGATATTCGCAGCATCGATGCGGCGGTGGACATCACCAACTACGTGATGCTCGAGCTGGGCCAGCCGATGCATGCCTTCGACCTCGCCGAAATCAATGGCGGCATTCGCGTGCGGATGGCTGAAGAGGGCGAGAAGCTGGTGTTGCTCGACGGCCAGGAAGTCAGCCTGCGTGCCGATACTCTGGTCATCGCTGATCATGGCCGCGCGCTGGCCATCGCCGGCGTGATGGGCGGTGAGCACAGCGGTGTGAGCGACAATACCCGCGATCTGTTCCTGGAAAGCGCCTTCTTCGACAATATCGCTGTCGCTGGGAAGGCTCGTTCCTACGGCTTGCATACCGACGCCTCGCACCGCTTCGAGCGCGGTGTCGACTCGCAGCTGGCACGTAAGGCAATGGAGCGTGCTACTGCGCTGCTGCTGGAAATCGTTGGCGGCGAAGCAGGCCCGATCATCGAAGCGAGTAGCGAGGCGGACCTGCCTAGCGTGGCGCCGATCACTCTGCGTGCCGAGCGTATCAGCCAGATGCTGGGCATGGATATGGACGGTGTCGAGGTCGAGCGTCTGCTCACTGCACTGGGGCTGGTCGTCAGCGCTCAGGGTGCCGGCCAGTGGCTGGTCAGCGTGCCGAGTCATCGCTTCGACATCAGCCTGGAAGTGGATCTGATCGAAGAGCTGGGCCGTCTCTATGGTTACAACCGTCTGCCGGTGCGTTACCCGCAAGCTCGCCTGGCGCCGCAGGCCAAAGCCGAAGCGCGTGCTGAGCTGCCGGCGCTGCGTCGTCTGCTGGTCGCCCGTGGTTATCAGGAAGCGATCACCTACAGCTTCATCGACCCGAAGCTGTTCGAGCAGTTCACCCCAGGCGTAGAGCCGCTGCAGTTGGCTAACCCGATTTCTGCCGATATGGCCGCCATGCGCTCCTCGCTGTGGCCGGGGCTGGTCAAGGTGCTGCAGCACAATCTCAATCGCCAGCAGTCGCGCGTGCGTCTGTTCGAGAGCGGCCTGCGTTTTGTCGGTCAGCTGGAAGGTCTGCAGCAAGAAGCCATGCTCGCTGGCGTGATCACCGGCAGCCGTCTGCCCGAAGGCTGGGCCAACAGCCGTGATAGCGTCGACTTCTATGACCTGAAGGCCGATGTCGAGGCGCTGTTGGGTTATGCCGGTGCGGCCGATGCCTTCAGCTTCGTGCCGGGTGAGCATCCTGCTCTGCATCCGGGCCAGACTGCTCGCATCGAGCGGGAAGGGCGCCTGGTGGGCTTCATCGGTGCTCTGCATCCTGAGCTGGCCAAGACATTGGGCCTGGATCAGCCGGTGTTCCTCTTCGAGCTGGTGTTGGCCGAAGTGGCTGCTGGTCGCATGCCAGCATTCAGCGAGTTGTCGCGCTTCCCTGAAGTGCGTCGTGACCTGGCGCTGTTGGTCGACCGCGAGCAGCCGGCCGAGGCTGTGCTGGGCGCAATCCGTGAAACGGCGGGAGAATGGCTGACAGACCTCAAGCTATTTGACGTCTATCACGGTAAAGGTATTGATCCGCTTAGAAAAAGCCTTGCTGTCGGCTTGACCTGGCAACATCCATCGCGCACTCTTAATGACGATGAGGTGAGTACTACTACGCAAAATATCCTCACCTGCCTCGAACAAAGGTTCAACGCCACGTTAAGGAAGTAG
- the pheS gene encoding phenylalanine--tRNA ligase subunit alpha has translation MENLDALVSQVLEAVQRSEDVNALEQLRVQYLGKKGELTALMQTLGKLSAEERPQAGALINTAKNQVQDALNARKSVLEQALLAEKLASERIDVTLPGRGQASGGLHPVTRTLERVEQFFTHIGYSVAEGPEVEDDYHNFEALNIPGHHPARAMHDTFYFNANMLLRTHTSPVQVRTMESQQPPIRIVCPGRVYRCDSDITHSPMFHQVEGLLVDEDISFADLKGTIEEFLRVFFEKPLGVRFRPSFFPFTEPSAEVDMQCVMCSGKGCRVCKQTGWLEVMGCGMVHPNVLRMSGIDPEKYSGFAFGMGVERLAMLRYGVNDLRLFFDNDLRFLAQFR, from the coding sequence ATGGAAAATCTGGATGCATTGGTCTCGCAAGTGCTTGAGGCCGTGCAACGAAGTGAAGATGTCAATGCCCTGGAACAGCTCCGGGTTCAGTACCTTGGCAAGAAAGGCGAACTGACCGCCCTGATGCAGACTCTGGGCAAGCTGTCTGCCGAAGAGCGCCCACAGGCTGGCGCCCTGATCAATACTGCCAAGAATCAAGTGCAAGACGCCCTGAATGCCCGCAAATCCGTGCTTGAGCAGGCCTTGCTCGCCGAGAAGCTGGCGTCCGAGCGGATTGACGTGACCCTGCCTGGTCGTGGCCAGGCATCCGGTGGTCTGCACCCGGTCACTCGCACGCTCGAGCGTGTCGAGCAGTTCTTCACCCATATCGGCTACAGCGTGGCCGAGGGTCCGGAAGTCGAAGACGACTACCACAACTTCGAGGCGCTCAACATCCCTGGCCACCACCCGGCGCGGGCGATGCACGACACCTTCTATTTCAACGCGAACATGCTGCTGCGTACCCACACCTCGCCGGTGCAGGTACGCACCATGGAATCGCAGCAGCCGCCGATCCGTATCGTTTGCCCTGGTCGTGTGTATCGCTGCGACTCCGATATCACCCACTCGCCGATGTTCCATCAGGTCGAAGGCCTGCTGGTCGACGAGGACATCAGCTTCGCTGACCTCAAGGGCACCATCGAGGAATTCCTCCGCGTGTTCTTCGAAAAACCACTGGGTGTGCGTTTCCGTCCTTCCTTTTTTCCCTTCACCGAGCCGTCGGCCGAAGTCGACATGCAGTGCGTGATGTGCTCCGGCAAAGGTTGCCGCGTGTGCAAGCAGACCGGCTGGCTGGAAGTGATGGGTTGCGGCATGGTCCACCCGAACGTGCTGCGCATGAGCGGCATCGACCCGGAGAAATACTCCGGCTTCGCCTTCGGCATGGGTGTCGAGCGCCTGGCCATGCTGCGCTATGGCGTCAATGACTTGCGCCTGTTCTTCGATAACGATCTGCGGTTCCTGGCGCAATTTCGCTAG
- the infC gene encoding translation initiation factor IF-3 — translation MTIKREMRQDKRAAPKAPINENITAREVRLIGADGEQVGIVSIDEALRVAEEAKLDLVEISADAVPPVCRIMDYGKHLFEKKKQAAIAKKNQHQQQIKEIKFRPGTEEGDYQVKLRNLVRFLEDGDKAKVSLRFRGREMAHQELGMELLKRVEQDLIELGTVEQHPKLEGRQLMMVIAPKKRK, via the coding sequence ATAACTATTAAGCGTGAAATGAGACAGGACAAGCGGGCCGCCCCTAAGGCGCCGATCAACGAAAACATCACCGCTCGTGAAGTGCGCCTGATTGGCGCTGACGGCGAGCAGGTCGGTATTGTTTCGATCGATGAGGCATTGCGCGTGGCTGAAGAAGCCAAGCTGGATCTGGTAGAGATCTCAGCTGATGCAGTGCCACCCGTTTGCCGCATCATGGACTACGGCAAGCACCTGTTCGAGAAGAAGAAGCAGGCTGCTATCGCCAAGAAGAATCAGCACCAGCAGCAGATCAAAGAAATCAAGTTTCGTCCAGGGACGGAAGAAGGGGATTACCAGGTAAAACTACGCAACCTGGTACGTTTCCTTGAAGATGGGGACAAGGCCAAGGTATCTCTGAGATTCCGCGGTCGTGAGATGGCTCACCAGGAGCTGGGTATGGAGCTGCTCAAGCGGGTCGAACAAGACCTGATCGAGCTTGGCACCGTAGAACAGCATCCTAAGCTGGAAGGACGCCAGCTGATGATGGTTATCGCACCCAAGAAGCGTAAATAA
- a CDS encoding NAD(P)/FAD-dependent oxidoreductase, producing the protein MAHTAYPQSYYAASANPVPQRPTLQGEVDTDVCIIGAGYTGLSTALFLLENGFKVSIVEAAKVGFGASGRNGGQIVNSYSRDIDVIERTVGPKQAQLLGQMAFEGGRIIRERIAKYDIQCDLKDGGVFAALTSKQMGHLESQKKLWERYGHTQLELMDAKRIREVVATENYVGGMLDMSGGHIHPLNLALGEAAAVESLGGVIYEQSPATRIERGANPVMHTPKGRIKAKFVVVAGNAYLGNLVPELASKSMPCGTQVITTEPLSDEVAASLLPQDYCVEDCNYLLDYYRLTGDKRLIYGGGVVYGARDPANIEAIIRPKMLKTFPQLKDVKIDFAWTGNFLLTLSRLPQVGRIGDNIYYSQGCSGHGVTYTHLAGKVLAEALRGQAERFDAFAGLPHYPFPGGRMFQVPFSALGAWYYTLRDKLGV; encoded by the coding sequence ATGGCGCACACGGCATATCCACAATCCTATTACGCCGCTTCAGCCAACCCCGTCCCGCAACGCCCTACCCTGCAAGGCGAGGTGGACACCGATGTGTGCATCATCGGCGCGGGTTACACCGGCCTGTCCACTGCACTGTTTCTGCTGGAGAACGGTTTCAAGGTGAGCATCGTCGAGGCGGCCAAGGTTGGCTTTGGCGCTTCCGGCCGCAACGGCGGACAGATCGTCAACAGCTACAGCCGCGACATCGACGTGATCGAACGCACGGTCGGCCCCAAGCAGGCGCAACTGCTCGGGCAGATGGCGTTCGAGGGCGGCCGCATCATTCGTGAACGCATCGCCAAGTACGACATCCAGTGCGACCTCAAGGATGGCGGCGTATTCGCCGCGCTGACCAGCAAGCAGATGGGCCACCTGGAATCGCAGAAGAAGCTGTGGGAGCGCTACGGCCATACCCAGCTGGAGCTGATGGACGCCAAGCGTATTCGCGAAGTGGTTGCTACCGAGAACTATGTCGGCGGCATGCTGGACATGAGCGGCGGGCATATCCATCCACTGAACCTAGCCCTGGGTGAAGCCGCTGCAGTGGAATCGCTGGGCGGGGTGATCTATGAACAGTCCCCGGCCACGCGCATCGAGCGCGGCGCCAACCCGGTGATGCACACTCCGAAAGGCCGTATCAAAGCCAAATTCGTCGTGGTCGCCGGTAACGCCTACCTCGGCAATCTGGTGCCGGAGCTGGCGTCCAAATCGATGCCGTGCGGCACTCAGGTGATCACTACCGAGCCACTGTCCGATGAAGTCGCTGCCAGCCTGCTGCCGCAGGACTACTGCGTGGAAGACTGCAACTACCTGCTCGACTACTACCGCCTCACCGGCGACAAGCGCCTGATCTACGGCGGTGGCGTGGTGTATGGCGCACGCGATCCAGCCAACATCGAAGCGATCATCCGCCCGAAGATGCTCAAGACCTTCCCGCAACTGAAGGACGTGAAGATCGACTTCGCCTGGACCGGCAACTTTCTGCTGACGCTGTCGCGCCTGCCGCAGGTCGGTCGTATCGGCGACAACATCTACTACTCCCAGGGTTGCAGCGGCCACGGCGTGACCTACACCCATCTGGCGGGCAAGGTGCTGGCCGAAGCCCTGCGCGGCCAGGCCGAGCGCTTCGATGCCTTCGCCGGATTGCCGCACTACCCCTTCCCTGGCGGACGGATGTTCCAGGTCCCCTTCAGCGCCCTCGGCGCCTGGTACTACACGCTGCGTGACAAGCTCGGCGTGTAA